CGACGGCCTGGACCGCGATGAGCTTCCATCCGTGGGAATCGGTGACGGGCGCGGTGCTCATTCCAGCGCTCGTACTGCTGATCCCCATCCACTACGGCGCTCTGCTCTTCGTGCTGACGGTGATGACCGTGATGGGCGTCACCAATCACATGGGGTGGGAGATGTTTCCGCGCTGGCTGGTCAATGGCCGCGCGGGACAGTGGCTGATTACCGCCAGTCACCACCAGCGCCACCACGAGAAGTATTTGTGCAATTTCGGCCTTTATTTTCGCTTCTGGGACCGGCTGTGCGGCACCGATCGCGGATTGGGCGACTTCGCTACCGTCCCGCTGCCCCGCCGAACGTAGCTTCGGCCAGGCTCGGCGCGACATAAGCGAGCTTGCGCAGCTTGCCGACGCTGACGCGCCGGTCCCACGCCGCCGGCCCCAGCGCCGCCACCCGCCGACCGATCGCACCATAGATGCGCAGCGCCGTCAGCACCGCAACGCGCGATCGGAACGGCAGCTGATCGATCCCGCGCCGGGCGCTGGCTTCGTAGGTTTCGACCGCGGCAACCAGACGCGCAACGATTGACTGCAACGCGGTGCCGTTCTCGGGATCGAACAACCGCTCCGGCGTCACCTCCGCGTCGGCTAGCCAGTCGGCCGGCAGATAGCAGCGGCCATTGTCATGGTCGTCTCGGATATCGCGCAGGATGTTCGACAGTTGGAAGGCGATGCCGAGGTCGGCGGCGCGCTCCAGCGTGACGTCGTCGTCGGCCGGCACGCCCATGACGATTGCCATCATGCAGCCCACCGTGCCCGCGACGTGGTAACAATACTGCGCCAGCGCCGCTTCGTCGCGTGGGCGCCAGCCGCTTTCGTCGAGCGCAAAGCCTTCCAGGTGATCTTCGATGAAGCGTGCCGGGATCGGGCGCTCGCGCAACAATTGTTCGAGGGCGAGAAACGGCAGCTCGTCGGGCGCTTCGTCCGCCATCGCCAGCCGGGTCTTGGCGCGCAATGTCGCGACATCGCCGCGCGTCCCGCCGCCAAAGCCCAGCGTCTGCCCGTCGGCGACGTCGTCGCAGTGGCGGCACCAGGAATAAAGCAGCCACGACCGCTCGCGAGTCACCGGGTCGAACAGTCGGCTGGCGGCGCGGAACGACTTGGAGCCGTTGTGGATCGCCTCGCGAGCGCCGGCCACGATCTCCGCGCGGGTCACTGCGCCAGATCCGCAATGACCAGCCCCGCCGTCGCCTTGGCGCTGCCCACCACGCCCGGAATGCCCGCGCCCGGGTGCGTGCCCGCGCCGACGAAATAGAGGTTGCGCACTTTCTCGTCGCGATTGTGAACCCGGAAATAAGCGCTTTGCGTCAGGATCGGCTCCAGGCTGAACGCCGACCCCAGATGCGAGCGCAACTCGGTCTCGAAATCCGCCGGCCCGAAGTGAAAATGAGGTCCGATATTCTGTCGCAGTCCCGGGATCAGCCGCTCCTCGATGATGTCGAGCACGCGCTCGGCATAACGCGGGCCCTCCTTCGCCCAGTCGATCGTGCCCTTGCCGAGGTGCGGCACGGGCGCGAGCGCGTAAAAGGTCGATCGCCCCGGCGGCGCCATCCCCGGATCGGTGACGGTCGGGTGGTGGACGTAGAGCGACGGATCCTCCGCCAGCGTC
The sequence above is drawn from the Sphingomonas lutea genome and encodes:
- a CDS encoding phytoene/squalene synthase family protein, whose amino-acid sequence is MTRAEIVAGAREAIHNGSKSFRAASRLFDPVTRERSWLLYSWCRHCDDVADGQTLGFGGGTRGDVATLRAKTRLAMADEAPDELPFLALEQLLRERPIPARFIEDHLEGFALDESGWRPRDEAALAQYCYHVAGTVGCMMAIVMGVPADDDVTLERAADLGIAFQLSNILRDIRDDHDNGRCYLPADWLADAEVTPERLFDPENGTALQSIVARLVAAVETYEASARRGIDQLPFRSRVAVLTALRIYGAIGRRVAALGPAAWDRRVSVGKLRKLAYVAPSLAEATFGGAAGR